In Helianthus annuus cultivar XRQ/B chromosome 3, HanXRQr2.0-SUNRISE, whole genome shotgun sequence, a single window of DNA contains:
- the LOC110928983 gene encoding protein RAE1 produces MSTFGVASASNTNPNKSTEVVSPPTDAVSSLCFSPKANHLVATSWDNQVRCWEVTKNGTSVTTVAKTSMAHEQPVLCSSWKDDGTTVFSGGCDKQVKMWPLLSGGQPTTVAMHDGPVTQVAWIPEMNLLVSGSWDKTLRYWDLRQSNPVHTQQLPDRCYSLSVRHPLLVVATADRNLIAFNLQNPQAEFKRIVSPLKYQTRCVAAFPDQTGFLVGSIEGRVGVHHIDEQQSKNFTFKCHREGNEIYAVNSLNFHPVHHTFATAGSDGAFNFWDKDSKQRLKAMSRCNQPIPCSSFNNDGSIYAYAVCYDWSKGAENHNPSTAKTSIYLHLPQESEVKAKPRAGAVGRK; encoded by the exons ATGTCAACATTCGGCGTTGCTTCTGCCTCCAATACTAATCCAAACAAGTCCACTGAG GTTGTGTCGCCTCCTACTGATGCTGTATCAAGCCTTTGTTTCAGTCCTAAAGCGAATCATCTTGTTGCAACTTCATGGGATAACCAG GTGAGGTGTTGGGAAGTGACAAAAAACGGAACTTCAGTTACCACTGTGGCAAAGACATCCATGGCCCATGAGCAACCA GTTTTATGCTCATCATGGAAAGATGATGGAACAACGGTCTTCTCTGGAGGCTGTGATAAGCAAGTGAAGATGTGGCCGTTATTGTCTGGCGGCCAACCAACAACTGTAGCAATGCATGATGGCCCCGTGACTCAGGTTGCTTGGATTCCAGAGATGAATCTTTTGGTTTCAGGAAGCTGGGATAAAACTCTTAG GTACTGGGACTTGAGACAATCGAATCCAGTCCACACACAACAACTTCCAGACCGTTGCTATTCACTTTCAGTGAGACATCCCCTACTGGTTGTTGCCACCGCTGATAGAAATCTTATCGCATTCAACTTACAAAACCCTCAG GCAGAGTTTAAGAGAATTGTGTCTCCCTTGAAATACCAAACAAGATGTGTTGCTGCCTTTCCTGACCAGACTGGTTTCTTG GTTGGATCAATTGAAGGAAGGGTTGGTGTGCATCATATTGATGAACAACAAAGTAAAAATTTCACATTTAAATGCCACAGAGAGGGAAATGAAATCTATGCAGTCAACTCTCTTAACTTCCATCCT GTTCATCATACATTTGCAACTGCAGGATCTGACGGTGCTTTTAACTTCTGGGACAAGGATAGCAAGCAAAGATTAAAG GCAATGTCAAGGTGCAATCAACCTATACCTTGCAGTAGCTTTAACAATGACGGATCTATATATGCTTACGCG GTGTGTTATGACTGGAGCAAGGGTGCTGAAAATCATAATCCATCCACAGCAAAAACCTCAATTTACTTGCACTTGCCCCAG GAGTCCGAGGTTAAAGCCAAGCCACGTGCTGGGGCGGTTGGAAGGAAATGA